CTATTTTTCCCTGATGGTGCAGCTCTTCCGGACTCCAATATTTTATTAATAATATCTATTGGTATTTCTTTAGATTTATACTTTCGTATACTCCTCCTATTGTAAATTGCTTCTATGCTCATTTATTTCACCTCATTAAATTTAAATTTATGTTTTACAAATCAATATACATTCTGGCAGCATTTCTCCTGCAATTACAGAGCTATTAATTATATCAAAGCCATTTTTTCGGATGAATTCTACATATTCATCAGATTTCCATTTATGAAAAGTGTGAAACCCAATTCTTTCCATTATCCAAATTCGTATTTTATTGATTTTTTCATCATATACAAATGTCGGTGCAATCAACAATCCACCTTTTTTTAGCACACGGCGAATTTCTGTTAGTGCTTTATCAGGATTTGGCATAATATGAAGTGCATTTGCAATAACGATTGTATCAAACCTTCCATCCTCATATGGTAGGTTCGTCGCATCCTGTACAGTAAAAGTAACAGGTAAATTAGATGCTCTTGTCTTTGCTTCTTCAATCATTTTTTCTGAAAAATCCGTTGCTTCCCAAGAAGATACTTTTTTACATAGTGGAAATGTAAGTTGTCCGGTTCCACAAGCCAATTCTAATACCTGCATATCCTCATTCAACAATTTTGATATAATTTCACATAATTCCCGGTATAGGTTTGCGTTTTTTCTTTCCTGCATTGGTGTATATAGTTTTGCAACCTTTTCCCAGAACTTTTTATTTGTAATTTCTTTATCCATACTACCCTATATCCTCTTTCTCAATGCTTACAAATTACTATTTGTATTAGGATTTTTATATACTAAATCATCCTTATAATCACTATAATAACACTATTATTTTCAAAAATCACATTAAGATAATATAGATATACTATTTAAAGATACACCTATATTGACACAGTACCTACTTAGAAAGTAACATGTATAATGTAAGTATTGCGAGGTGATAAAAAAGACAGAAACTACGAATAAAATATAAGGGGGAAACTACTATGCTATTTGATTTTGTAGCAATAGATTTTGAGACAGCAAATAATAATTTCAACAGTGCTTGTTCACTTGGAATTGCTGCTGTAAAAAATAATGAAATATGTAAAAAAGATTACTTTTTAATTCATCCACCAACTCTTGATTTTAATAAAAAGAATATATCTATAAATGGAATAACTCCTAAGGACATAGAGAATTCACCTCTTTTTCCTGATATATGGAACTATATACATACTTATTTTGATGATAATATAATAATTGCTCACAATGCCGTATTTGATATGTCAGTACTAAAAAATTGCTTATTAGAATATGATATTTCTATGCCCAATTTCAACTATATCTGCAGTATACCTATATCCACAAAACTATGTAGAGGGAAAGGAATTGGTAAGTCCTTAGAAGATCGTGCCAAATATTTTGGAGTAGATTTAGGACATCATCATAATTCTTTAGATGATGCTGTAGCATGTGCCAATTTAGTAATTGAATGCATAAAACGTGCTCATAAAAAAAATCTTGAATCTTTTTGTCATACATATACTAGCCTTCCAATAAAAACTTTTAAAGATCTAAATCCTCAAAAAGGTTTTATTACAAATACTAAAAATAGTTTCACTAATAACAAATTCAATACAGTTAAAATATCTGAAATTAAACCTGACAATGACAATATTATTGATACATCCAGCCCATTTTATAATAAAAATGTAGTCTTCACAGGTGAACTTGAAAGTTTAGGTAGAAAAGAAGCTATGCAAAAAGTAGTTAACTTAGGTGGCACATTAAAAAGTGGTGTATCTAAAAAGACAGATTACTTAATAGTTGGGAATCAGGATAAATCTCTTGTAGGTGAAGATGGAATGAGTTCCAAAGAAGAAAAAGCAGCTGAATTGAATGAAAACGGATCTTCTATAAAAATTTTAAATGAATCCAAATTCCTAGAATTGGTTAAAAATTTCAATAAAGGAAATAGTTTTGATACTTCCAACGAAACTATTGATTTAAATTCAACTACTATTTTTAACACTTTAGATGACAAGGTAAACAAGTTAAAAGAATGGAAACTTTTAAGCCGTACAGCAGCTGATTTAAAAGACATATATTATAAAAATAAAAATGAAGCTTATAAGTGTGACATCATAGGATACTCAACTAAGAAAACAAATTTAAATTGTTTAAGTGAATTTTATGAAACTATAGTAATAAAAGTTAATGATAAAATTATAAGAATATCTCCAGCATATTTATTAGATATGCAAAAAAAGGATTTTTCTCTTTCTTATAACAATGTACAACCTATAGGTTAATATCTCTAAACTAATTAAAAAATATAAAGGTGAGTGATTAAAGTGATACACTATTTAAAGAGTATACCTGGACCTCAATTTCTTGTGCTATTTTTTAAATATGTTTTATGCGTTATTCTTTTTACAAGAATTTCTCTATTTTTTACTAGAACTAGATTAAGACATAGATATCATAAAGAGATACTTCAAGAAAATCTAATAACACCAATAGAATTAATAGTGCTAAAAGATAACAATGTATACAGCGAAATTATTGAGTTCTATCTTTATAAGCTATGGAAAGACAAATATCTTTCATTAGAAGGTGAGAAAATTAATCCTTATTTAAAAACAAATAAAGATAGTAAAATCTCTCTATTTGTTCCAGATGAAATAGAACTGGAGATTTTAAAACATTATGCTAATGGAGATACCCCAGATAGTATCATGCATTCAGACATTTTGCTTGAAAAAGTTGAAAATCTCATTAAAAAAACTAGAAAAAAACTAGAGAATAAAAAATCTATTAATATCAATTCATTCAATGATAATGAAAAAATTATAAGTACAGTAGGCTTTCTAGCTTTAACAATCCCATTTATAATGAAACTTTGTCTAGGCATTATTAACGGAAAACCTATTTTAGGATTAGTAGTTCTTTATATATTGATGTTATTTATTTACTCCTTAATTAATAGAGTCCGCACTAAACCATTAATAATAGATGAAATGAAATCAAAATATCCAAAGGTTTCTTCGTCAAACGCATCGGATGAAGAATTAGACTATTATATGTGTCTATATGGACCAACTTCATTGATAAATTATCCTGAAACAATTTTATTTAGCTCTATAATAGCAGCTCAAAATTATCATTCTTCTATTGATGATTCATCTTCAAATAATACCCCAGGAGGAGGATGCTCATCTTGCAGCAGTTGTTCTTCCTGCAGCAGCTGTAGTAGTTGTTCATCATGCGGTGGATGTGGTGGGGATTGATATGTTTTGTGTACCAACCAGCCGGTTAACCTTACAATGGCATATAACAGCAAAATGTAATCAAAGGTGCAAACACTGTTATCAAGAATGCTATGCAGGAAAAGAGCTTTCATTTAATGAAATTCTTAATATTTTAGAGCAATATAAAGACCTATTAAGACTTTATTCAAAAAGTAAAAATAAAGATTTTATTAGAGGACATATAAATATAACAGGAGGAGAACCTTTCACCAGGAAAGACTTTCTTCAGATATTGAACGTATTTAGTAAAAATAAAAAGTATTTTTCTTTTGGAATACTTACTAATGGCAGTTATATTACAGATGACATAGCTAAAAAATTGAAAAGTTTGAATGTAGCTCATACACAAGTAAGTATTGATGGAAACAGAGAAACTCACGATGCTTTAAGAGGCAAAGGAAATTTCGATAGAACTTGGAATGCTGTTAAAATACTCAGAAAACATAATATAAGAACTTTAGTATCATTTACGGCACACAAAGGTAATTATAAAGAATTTCCTGTAGTTGCCAGGTATGCACGAAAATATAAGGCTTCAAAATTATGGACAGATAGACTTGTTCCTATAGGAAACGGACAGGATATGTTGGATATGTTATTTACTTCTAAAGAGGCCTTAGAATATTTCTCTATAATAGTTAATGAAAAGAAGAAAACTCTTAGGAATAAACTAAATGGTCTTGAAATTTATTCCAATAGAGCTTTGCAATTTCTAAAAAGTGGAGAAATGCCTTATGGATGCAGTGCAGGAGACTCCTTAATTACTATTCTTGAAAATGGAGATGTACTTCCTTGCAGACGAATGCCTATACCATGTGGGAATGCTCTTAAAACTTCTCTAAAGGATATTTATTTTAATAATAATGTATTCAAAGACTTAAGAAATAAAAACATTCCTGATAAATGTTTTAAATGTGCATACTCAGAAAAATGCAGAGGAGGACTAAAATGTTTATCTTATGCACTGTACAAGGATTATAAACAAGCAGATAACTGCTGCCCTATTATTTACAAATAAAACCTTCAATTGATGGATAGCTCAGCAGTAGTAACCCCTGTCTGTCTTATTCAGGCAGCATTTCCACCTGCTAGTTTAATTAACCTTAGCTGGGGTGCGCAATTTTATATGCTAAATCAGCCTTTAACACCATAATAGCACCTTTTGTATTACAATCTCCAATAACATAAGTTTCTTCTACTAGGTCTCTAAATTAAACATACAATACCTCCCACACGATTATCAATTTTAGTTCATCATATATTACTATAGAGATAATTTCAAATAATTCAGTGTTAAATCTAGCTATACCAATACTTTAAGTGTAGTTATTATGTCATTATTTACAGTAACTACTTATTAATTATTACTTTAATAAGAAAACTGCATATAAACCAAAATGAGTCCTATAAATAAAGTAATTTTTCAACCAAATATTAGTAACCAAAAAAAGCCAATGTATTTAAAACAATATCTTTTAAGTCAGTATATTTTTGTGGAAGATTTTCTTTTGCACCGAGCATTTGTAGTGGATTTACTAAATCTCGAAGTTTGCTCAATTTATACCAATCAGATGGCAAACTTCTTTTAGAAGAATTATTATATGCCTCCTGAAATATTCTAATTTGCTTTTGGTTAAAGCTATTTTCATATCGAAAAAACTGCCCTATATCTCCTAAACTGTGACCAAAGCCGGAAAATTCCCAATCAACAATCCAAACACTATTATTTTTATCAATTAACATATTAGCAGGACGAAAATCTGAGTGAGTAAAACTTATATACTTATCAATTTCGTACAAGTCTCTTTTTTTATCTGCTATAAGCGTCTTAACTCTTTCCTTAATTTTCTTTCCAATACGTTCTGCAACAATTTCTTTTTCAAGAAATAAATTATACCATGTTACAAACGGTGGATAATCATTATCAAATACACCTTTATTTGTAATATAACAGTTATGTATATATGAAGCACTTTCGGCAACTTGAATAATAATGCTATTCTCTAACTTACCTTTTTGTATCAACATTTCTTGTATAGACTCACCATATATATATTCGTATATTAAACATATTCTTTGTGTAATGTTATCCTCAGATACAAAAAGCAATTTAGGGATATTTAAGTACCCATAAAATAATTCACTAATAGTTCTCTCTTTTTTATAACTAATATCGTTTAATGGGCATATCCTTAACAAAAAGTATCCTTTATTCGTATGAACTTTATAATTACTGTTTCTACAGCCAACATTTATAGGGAAATAATTCAATATTTCAAAATGCTTATCATATTCTGTGAATATAGCTGTTATTTCCTTAATGCTGGTATTATAAAAAGGTATAGAGCGTTCCCACAAATTATCCATTATAACCTCCATTTTGAATGTATAAAACTGCACCAATATGTTTGGGTTTTATATTAATTTGAGTAACTACATAATAATTTACGACTTCGACCTAAACATATAAAAATTATAACATAAATGGTTTATATAAATTTATGGGGTCAAATTTTATTTTAGGGCAAAATAAAAAGCACTAGAATGTAGTGTTATCAATGCTTTGTGGTGTACCCGGGGAGATTCGAATTCCCGCTTGTGTTACAGATTTGAGTACAAATCTCTTTGATCTTATTTATGATTTTGATCACATATATTTTCAAGATGTTTTTCCAAAGTATAATTTACATCATCATATTTCATTACTTTCTTCTCCTATTTTTTAATATTTATACATATTTTACCACAATATTATATATAATTAAACATTATTACTTTTTACATTTACATTAACTTAAATTTTATGTCTTACTTATTTCTTTTTTACTTATATGTAATATTTATAAAGGAATTTTGTATGATTTATAGAATAAATATCAACAGGGGGGACTATAAAATTGAATAAAACACATAAAATATTATTAGTCATATTATTACTAATTATAATTTTTGTTCTATCAGCGTTTGGCATGTATAAATACAATGAATATAGTGAATCAAAAGTTTTCAACAGCTTGGCTAGCCAAGGAAAACAATATATGATTGGGAAAGATTATGATAAGGCTATTCAAACATTTAAGAAGGCTCTAAACTATAAAAATGATCCTGATATTCAAAATAATCTAGCTTTAGCTCAAAGTCTAAAAGATGAAAATGCTAAGAAACAAGAAATATCTAAGGACATCCAACTTGCTAATGATGCCGCTAAAAATAGCAAATACGATGATGCTAATAAATATCTGGATGAAGCCTTAAAGATAGATCCTAATAATTCAGATGTTAAGAATTTAAAAGATGCATTTGCAAAAACAGTTCAAGAGCAGCAAGAAAAAGCAAAGTATAAATTGGAAGTAACAAATGCTAAAAATGGTCAAAATTGTAAAGACTCAAACAGCAGCGAAAACTTATTAACTCAAAAGCAGGCATACCAAATAGTTTGTAATAAATTTACCGACTGTGATATATTTGTACCAAAGAGAAGTGATTACTCGGATGAAATGGCTGAACAAGCAGGCAATAAATATTACCTATTTTATACAGAAGATAAAGTTGATCATTCTGCTACTGATTACTTAATTGGTGTGGACAAGAAAACAGGTATAATGTATGAAATATATGGTCATGATCCTATAAAAAGAATAAGTTAATATAAATAGCAGTAAATAATATCTTATATTTTAAATTAATAACATAAAACTGAAGCACTGGATACATATTGATTAGAGTATTATAATTCTTAGAATACCATATTTATTTCTTATAGTATTTGGAGTTTTATATATAAAATTCAGAATCATTTATTTATCAACTTGGATATCTATATATGTTATGAAACTTTCTCAACTATAGTAAAAAAACAGAATTGTATCCACCTTTATAAATATAATAAAGATGTCATCACCAAACATAAAAATCTAGGAATGACATCTTTCAATTCTAATAAATTAAAATTATTGTTGTAAACTATTTATAGCTGCATTAACTGTATCGTATAAACTTGATATCCCAGCACTTCCAGTTTGTATATCTGGCGATTGAATTATATAATTTCCTATAGATTTAGCTTTATCAAAATCTAAATCATCTACTGCCTGTTTAAAAGAATTAAACTTGTATACATAACTGTTCATATACTCTATAGACTTACCTATATCATCAATTTGAGTATTTATATTATTTAAATACTGACTATTCAAGTTACTAAGTTTGTCTGGTACCTGTAAATTTGCAACTTTATCTTTTAAGCTGTTTAAATTATTTTTATAATCTGACAGATATGAATTGACTTCATTCACCGCTGAAATTGATTGGGATATGCTATTATCTATATCCTTCACAGTATTATAAGTTGATGTTGATTTTAAGTTGCTAATTTTATTTTGGACTGTATCCAAGTTATTTAAAAATGTATCTGTTTCCTGTTTATAGGACTCGCAATAATTTTTCAAATTATTCAAATAATCTTTTTCAGCCTGAGGAATTTTTGATGGATCTACTATCTGATATTCTACAGCTAAGTCTACCGAAGCAAATCCACCAAGTATAGTTACATTTTTATAGCCTTTTGGGTCCATAAAACTTTTTTGATTTGTTATATTTTTGCCATCTGTAAGTATT
The genomic region above belongs to Clostridium sp. AWRP and contains:
- a CDS encoding class I SAM-dependent methyltransferase; this encodes MDKEITNKKFWEKVAKLYTPMQERKNANLYRELCEIISKLLNEDMQVLELACGTGQLTFPLCKKVSSWEATDFSEKMIEEAKTRASNLPVTFTVQDATNLPYEDGRFDTIVIANALHIMPNPDKALTEIRRVLKKGGLLIAPTFVYDEKINKIRIWIMERIGFHTFHKWKSDEYVEFIRKNGFDIINSSVIAGEMLPECILICKT
- a CDS encoding radical SAM protein is translated as MIHLQIIPQEEDAHLAAVVLPAAAVVVVHHAVDVVGIDMFCVPTSRLTLQWHITAKCNQRCKHCYQECYAGKELSFNEILNILEQYKDLLRLYSKSKNKDFIRGHINITGGEPFTRKDFLQILNVFSKNKKYFSFGILTNGSYITDDIAKKLKSLNVAHTQVSIDGNRETHDALRGKGNFDRTWNAVKILRKHNIRTLVSFTAHKGNYKEFPVVARYARKYKASKLWTDRLVPIGNGQDMLDMLFTSKEALEYFSIIVNEKKKTLRNKLNGLEIYSNRALQFLKSGEMPYGCSAGDSLITILENGDVLPCRRMPIPCGNALKTSLKDIYFNNNVFKDLRNKNIPDKCFKCAYSEKCRGGLKCLSYALYKDYKQADNCCPIIYK
- a CDS encoding exonuclease domain-containing protein, which encodes MLFDFVAIDFETANNNFNSACSLGIAAVKNNEICKKDYFLIHPPTLDFNKKNISINGITPKDIENSPLFPDIWNYIHTYFDDNIIIAHNAVFDMSVLKNCLLEYDISMPNFNYICSIPISTKLCRGKGIGKSLEDRAKYFGVDLGHHHNSLDDAVACANLVIECIKRAHKKNLESFCHTYTSLPIKTFKDLNPQKGFITNTKNSFTNNKFNTVKISEIKPDNDNIIDTSSPFYNKNVVFTGELESLGRKEAMQKVVNLGGTLKSGVSKKTDYLIVGNQDKSLVGEDGMSSKEEKAAELNENGSSIKILNESKFLELVKNFNKGNSFDTSNETIDLNSTTIFNTLDDKVNKLKEWKLLSRTAADLKDIYYKNKNEAYKCDIIGYSTKKTNLNCLSEFYETIVIKVNDKIIRISPAYLLDMQKKDFSLSYNNVQPIG
- a CDS encoding phosphotransferase gives rise to the protein MDNLWERSIPFYNTSIKEITAIFTEYDKHFEILNYFPINVGCRNSNYKVHTNKGYFLLRICPLNDISYKKERTISELFYGYLNIPKLLFVSEDNITQRICLIYEYIYGESIQEMLIQKGKLENSIIIQVAESASYIHNCYITNKGVFDNDYPPFVTWYNLFLEKEIVAERIGKKIKERVKTLIADKKRDLYEIDKYISFTHSDFRPANMLIDKNNSVWIVDWEFSGFGHSLGDIGQFFRYENSFNQKQIRIFQEAYNNSSKRSLPSDWYKLSKLRDLVNPLQMLGAKENLPQKYTDLKDIVLNTLAFFGY